A segment of the Nitrosospira briensis C-128 genome:
CTTGGCACGCCAGTCTGTAAGCTGTCGCAAGCGGCTACCGCGCCCGCCAGCCAGTATCATCGCTACCGAATTACGCGTAATCTGGCTGATATAACGCAAGTCAGCTCCTTTTGTCTAGAGAATCTCACCTCTGAAGAAGTTCACGGTGACGCACTCATCAATGGCTGAATCGCACCATTCAAATTGAGCTGCCTGTTGTGCAGGCTAGAAACCGAAAAGAACCGCCTCCAGAAGCGTCGTGGCAGGAAGCCCCTTACACGGGACGCTATTTGCGGGCTCTTACGTCTCAGGAAATCCCTTCTCTGTAAAAGCCCAAGGCTGCCTCGCATCCATTCGGATGCTTATCCAGAGACTCCCTGTGGCTGAACTTCTTCCCAGGTTCCATCAAGTTTGATATAGAACAGTTTTGGCTCGAACCCAAGCGAACGGGCAGTATCCCCCGCCTTGTAAAGGTCCTCCTTTACCGCACCGGCACCACAATCCTCGTGAACGGAGAGCACAGCCACGTGGCTATCATGCAGCCTCTTCGACAACTCCAGATGCGTTTCAAGTTGTTCCGTATTTGCCGCGCCGCCGGCGCATATCACCCGATCAAACGTTCCCTCTTTAACATTCAGGTGCTCAAGTAATTTTTCAATTGTGCCCTGAATCCGAAAGTCCATACATCCAAACACAGCGTGAGAACATGTATGCATTTGTTTTTCCTTATTTTATTTATGCCCAAGATACTGGAGCGAATCAATGAAGGGAATCAGATTGTGCCCCTCTCCATATTCCCCGTCAAGTAATCCGTTTCCGTTTGTAAAGAACAAATAAAGTGTCCGGATCTGTAGCAAATGATCTGTCCGGTTTTATGCTATCGCGAAGGAGAGGAGCATGAAACGGACAAGATGGTTGCAGGAGATTCGGCAGATGCGATTGCCTGCATTGAATTTCAATTCACGACCATACTCCGCCGTATCGCCGTATCCTTGCGCGAGCTATAATCGACTTATGCAATCCGATCCGACACATCATGGCATAACGGTCAAGGTCAACCCGTCCCTGGAAGCGCTGCTGGCTGCTCGACTTCATGATCCTTTCAGTTATCTCGGTGCTCGCATGGAGCACGGCCATGGCTTGATTCGGGTATTTTATCCATATGCGATAAATGTATGGATCAATATAGAAGACAGCTTCGAGGTGATGAAGCGGGCACATCCTGCCGGGGTTTTCGAATGGCGCGGCGTCGCATTGCCGCCCATGCCATATCTATTGCGCGTCGAAGATGGTAACGCATGGCCGGAAGCATGCTTGTACGAAACTTATGACGCCTATGCCTTCCAGCCGCAAATTTCCGATTATGACGTCTATTTGTTCAATGAAGGCCGGTTACGGCAAGCTTATCGAACACTGGGTTCGCATATTGCGGAAAGAGGGGGCATCGCTGGCGTACTTTTTTCGGTATGGGCGCCTAATGCCGAGCGCGTGAGTGTGGTAGGCGGCTTTAACCGTTGGGATGGCCGAGTGCATCCGATGGCGGTTCACGGTTTCAGTGGCGTTTGGGAGCTCTTTATACCCGGCCTCCCCCCCGATTCACTCTACAAATATGAAATACGCAACCGCGACAGCGGCGCAATCCTTCTTAAAACCGATCCTTATGCCAGGCGCTATGAATTGCGCCCCAACAATGCGGCGCGCACACCGGTGGTCGGCGAAACAGCATGGGATGATGCCGAATGGATGATAAACCGTGCAACGTGGGATTGGTTGCACGCACCGCTGAATATTTACGAAATTCACGCCGGGTCCTGGAAGCGACATCCTGATGGCCGTTTTTACTCTTACCGTGAACTCGCCCGGCATCTGATTCCTTACGTGCGTGAAATGGGCTACACCCATATTGAGTTGATGCCAATTTCAGAGCATCCGCTCGATGAATCCTGGGGTTATCAGACGACCGGCTATTTCGCGCCCACCAGTCGTTTTGGCTCACCGGACGACCTGAAATATTTCATCAATGCCTGTCATCTGGAGGGTATCGGCGTAATGCTCGACTGGGTGCCGGCGCATTTTCCCCAAGATGCATTTGCGTTGTCCCGATTTGATGGCAGCGCATTGTATGAGCACGAGGATCCGCGTATTGGACTACATCAGGACTGGGGAACGCATATCTTCAATTTTGGGCGCAACGAAGTAAAATCGTTTCTATTGTCCAGCGCCCATTTCTGGTTAGCGGAATTTCATCTTGATGGGTTGCGCGTGGATGCTGTTGCATCCATGCTCTATCTCGACTATTCACGCAAGCCGGGTGAATGGCTACCCAACAAATACGGCGGCAGGGAAAATCTGGAAGCTATAAATTTCCTGCGCGAACTGAACATTATGGTACACGAGGAATTTCCGGGTGCGTTGACGCTGGCGGAAGAATCCACTTCATGGCCGGCGGTATCTCGTCCCGCCTATACTGGCGGTCTGGGATTTTCCATGAAATGGAATATGGGCTGGATGAACGATACGCTTTCCTACATGCGTAATAATCCGGTTTATCGGCGCTTCCATCAGGACCAGCTTACTTTCGGCCAATTGTATGCGTATACGGAAAATTTCGTCCTGCCGCTTTCACATGACGAAGTAGTGCATGGCAAAGGATCGCTGCTGGGCAAAATGCCGGGCGATGCCTGGCAGCAATTTGCAAACGTACGCCTGTTATTTACTTATCAGATGACTTATCCCGGTAAAAAGCTCAATTTCATGGGCAGCGACTTCGCCCAGGGACGTGAATGGAACTCGGGATGGGAACTGGACTGGGGTCAATTACGCGATGAACAGCACCGCGGCGTCAAGGCTGCGCTGCGCGACCTCAACCATTTGTATGGCAATATCGCCGCATTACACCAACTCGATTTCTTGCCTGATGGTTTCGCGTGGGTAGACTGCCATGACGCCGACAACTCCGTCATCAGCTATCTGCGCCGCGCATGCAATGGTTCATTCGTCCTGATCGTTCTCAATTTCACGCCTGTGCCGCGCACACGTTATCGCATCGGCGTCCCTGCGAAAGGCATGTACCATGAATTATTCAATAGCGATTCCATACACTACGGTGGCAGCAATCTGGGCAACATGGGTCGCATCGATACGACCGGCGAACCCTGGATGGGTCGGCCCGACTCGATCGTTATCAGCCTCCCGCCACTTGCAGGGATCATTCTTTCGCTTGAATAATGCTCCCCCGGCGTGATATGAATGGATGAGGTGGAGTTTGCCGTACGGCCCATCACGCTTCTCATCGATAATCGCCCGACAGATGCTTGATTCGGTTTCGGGAAGATACGTTCATTTAACGAGGCGCCACCGGTCGTCCACCGTGCCAACACGGCTGTAGTAAAGCGTACCGAGCAATCGAGTTCATTTGGCACAGCAACCGCGAGGGATAACTTGCAGTGGGTTGCGCCCGCCTATTCCTTTTCTGATGAATAGCAGCATCAAGACGATGCGCTTTACTCGACCGGCCGGTGTCGGATGGAAGTCAGTGAAATTCGGACTGATCCTCATTCCTCACTCTTTCCAAGAAATCTTAATGAGTGGACCGCAATGCCACGAGCTTTATCAAATCCCAACCCCGGTGTTCTGTTTATCACGCCGGAAATTTATCCTCTGAGTAAAACCGGGGGTCTCGCGGATGTCAGCGCGGCGCTACCGCTGGCGTTGCGCCAATTGAAGATCGACGTACGTGTACTCATCCCAGGCTATCCGCAAGTGCTGTCGGGTCTCAAAAAAAAGCAAAAGATAGCCGAATTCAGGGATCAATCCCCATTTCCGCCGTCGACGCTGCTATCCGCAAAGCTGCCGTTGGGCGCATCCGCATCTCTTCCCATTTTCATCATTGATTGCCCCGTACTGTACCAGCGGGAAGGGGGGCCATACGTGGATAATGCCGGGCGCGACTGGCCGGATAATGCCTTGCGTTTCGGACTCCTCTCGAAAATTGGCGCAATTCTGGCGAGTGATGCGAGCCCGCTCGTCTGGCGCTCACGCGTTGTTCATTGCAACGATTGGCAAAGCGGCCTGGTACCGGCTTATCTGCATTTCCATAGAGGGAAAAAAGCGGCATCGCTGATGACTATACACAATCTCGCTTTCCAGGGCATATTTCCGCCCGATACGGTGGCTCAACTGGGTTTGCCTGCCGAAAGTTTCGATATAAATGGCATGGAATATTATGGCAATATGTCGTTTCTCAAGGCGGGGCTCCATTATTCCGACCATATCGCTACCGTGAGCCCGACATATGCGGAAGAAATTCAGACGACACCACTGGGCTTCGGCATGGAAGGTCTGCTGGCTGCGCGACGCGGGCACATCAGTGGAATCATTAATGGTATCTCTTCAGAATGGAACCCTGCTACTGATCGCTATATTACGCAAAATTACGCTATTACCAATCTTGCAGCCAAAGCGCACAACAAAACCGCATTACAACAATTGCTGGGGTTGGCTGCCGATCCGCATATTCCATTATTCGGCGCCGTCGGCCGTTTTACTTATCAGAAAGGTTACGATATTTTATTGCAAGTTGCAGCGCGGTTGACCGAAATACCTGCCCAGCTTGTGCTTCTGGGTAGCGGTGAGACCGCGCTGGAGCAGGAGTTCACCAGGCTGGCGAAAAATTATCCGGGGAAAATGGCGGTCCGTATCGGCTTCGAAGAAAAACTTGCCCACTTGATAGAAGCGGGCGCGGATAGCTTCCTGATGCCTTCCCGCTTCGAACCGTGTGGCCTGAATCAGATGTATAGCCAGCGCTACGGTACGCCTCCGTTGGTTCACGCGACCGGCGGTTTGCGCGATACCGTAGTCGATTGCACGCCCGCAACTTTGGCCGATAAAAGCGCCAGTGGTTTTTTGTTCCACGACATGACCGCCGACAGTTTTCTCAGTGCGATACGGCGGGTTGCCGTTGCTTATCACGATAAATCAGTGTGGTGCCGCTTGAAGAAAAATGGCATGACAAAAGATTTCAGCTGGCATTCGAGCGCTGCTGCGTACCGGCAAATCTATCTGTCGCTTTTCTCCTGAGCTCCCGGTCGAGATAGAACAATCACGGGGAAACCTGGAGACTTAACCAGCGTTTTGAATCACGGGGAGGGTTTTTATTTCATGACCACATTGGGCGGTATAAGGCATGGAACTGGCAGACCCTTGGACCAAATTGAAAAAAAGAAAAATTACACCCACACCATCATGCCCATTTCAAATGGATGCGTCAGCAAAGGTTGATATGGATAAACGCGTATGTAATAGTCCAGCTTTCCGCATAAATCCGGAGTGAGGCTCAATGAATACAGATGCTCGCCCGATTCTTCGATGCCGCTGAATTCAAACCTGATATGATTGAACTCGCGCAGCGTGGCCTTATTGCGCTGACGGCAAATCAACATTTCCACTATCACGTCCTCAGACTGTAAACCATTCAACCTTACCGCGACATCAAACTGCGCGGCATCACCAAAACTGATACGCTTGCGTGGCGTATTCAATCGACGAATCGCTACGCCTTCCCATGTTTTCCGCACGAAGGCTTTCCAGGCCGCGACTTTCTTCGCACCGCTGAAGTCATCGGCGGCATAGAGCGCCCCCTGCGTACTTGCCGGTACATAAAACTTCTGGGTGTACTCGCTTACCATACGCGCGGCCGTGTAACGCGGCAGCAACGACATCATCGAGTCCTTCGCCATTTTTACCCAACCCGAGGAGTAACCCAATTTGTCGCGGGTATAGTAGAGCGGCACCACGTGGTCCTGCAGCGTTTCGTAAAAATCCCTGCTTTCTTCCTTGTCGCGCCGTGCCAGATCCATATTTTCCGGCCCGGGCTTGATCGCCCAGCCATTCCTGCCGTTATAGCCCTCGCCCCACCAGCCATCGAGTACGCTCAGGTTGAGCGTACCATTTATACCTGCTTTCATGCCTGAGGTCCCGCTTGCTTCCAGCGGATATACCGGGTTGTTGAGCCACACATCGACCCCGGCCACCAACCGCCGGGCGAGACGCAAATCGTAATCCTCGACCAACAGAAGTTGTCCTTGAAATTCCGGCATCTGGGCAACCTGGTTGATATGACGAATCAGGTCCTGTCCCGGAACATCGGCAGGATGTGCCTTGCCTGCAAAAATTATGATAACTGGGCGGTCCTGATCGAGCATGATCCTGCGCAACCAGTCGAGATTGTCAAATAGCAGCGTCGCGCGTTTGTACGTGGCAAAACGGCGGGCGAAGCCGAGTGTCAGAATATTCGGGTTTATAGGATCAGTGAATCTCAGCAGGCGGTCGAGATGCGCTTCAGAACCATGATTACGGGAAATCTGGACGGCGAGACGAGCACGTATGCTATATAGCATCTGCGATTTCAGTGTTTGCCGCACGCTCCAGAACAGGTGATCGGGAATGGCATTGATACGCGACCAGTAATCGATATCACACATATGGTTGCGCCATTCATAGCCGAGATAACGGTCGAATAGATCCGGCCATTCCTGAGCCAGGAAGGTCGGCACATGCACGCCGTTCGTGATATGTCCCATCGGATTTTCTTCCGGCTCGATCTGTGGCCACAAATCCCTGCAGATTCGCGAGGAAACGTTGCCATGTATCTTGCTCACGCCGTTCTGAAAGCGCGAGCCATGAATGGCGAGATTTGTCATGTTGAAATCGTGACTGCCGCGAACACGACCCAGCGCCATGAATTCTTCCCGGGTAATTTCAAGATCGCGGTAAAATCCTTCGAAATAGGCAGCCATCATGTCATCACCGAAGTGGTCATGTCCCGCCGGTACCGAGGTATGGGTTGTGAATACCGTGCTTGCCGCCACTGCCTCCAGCGAACTCGGGAAATCCAGCCCTTGCTGCACCAGATTACGCATACGTTCCAGCATCATGAACGCAGCATGTCCTTCATTGATATGCCATATCGTTGGCTTGATTCCCACCTCCCTCAACGCCCGGACACCACCAATGCCAAGCAGGATTTCCTGCTTGATGCGCAGGTTCCGGTCGCCGCCGTAGAGTTGATGCGTGATATCGCGGTCATCCGGCGAATTTTCAGCTAAGTTCGTATCGAGCAGGTAAAGTGTAACGTGACCGATCTTCGCCTGCCAGACCTTGGCGACGACCTTGCGTTGCGGCATTTCCACTTCGATTCGTATTTCCGAACCATTGCTGCCCAACACGGGCGCTACGGGCAAATCCTCAAAATCCGAATCAGTATAGATAACTCGTTGATTACCCAAATTATCGATGGTCTGGAAGAAATATCCCTGACGGTAGAGCAAACCCACGCCGACCAATGGCAAGCGCAAATCGCTCGCTGCCTTGCAGTGGTCGCCTGCCAGGATACCGAGGCCACCCGAATAGATTGGAAAGCTCTCATGGAAACCGAACTCGAAACAAAAATATGCCACCTGATCATCAGGGTGCAAACCTGTCGTTGCGCCGTTTCGCACCGGTTCCGAATGATATGAATCATAAGCTGAAAGAATGCTGTTGTAATTGGCGAGAAATACCTGGTCCTCGGCGGCTCTCAGCAGCAGCGACTCATCCACGCGCTTGAGAAAATCTTTGGGGTTGTGCCCCACTGTCGCCCAAAGACTGGGATCCAGTCGGGAAAATAGCGAGCGCGTAGCGCGATCCCAGCTATACCAGAGATCATTAGCCAATTCCTCGAGCCGCGCCAGACGGGGAGGTATTTTTGGATTGACAGCAATAGTAAATACGGTGCCGGGCATGGGTAATTCTCGATAAGTGAAGAGTTGCCTCAACCCGAAAGCCGAGGGGGAATCGCGTAGCCGGATTTAACCTGAATCCGGTAGTTGACCGCTCATTTAATAGATCAGTGTTATGATTAATAACAATATTTCATATTATTTGACGCTCACCTTCCGGGTGAGGGGGCTACGGGGTGAATTGCACGGTTTTTGCGGCACAGGGCTGCGTTGCAACTTCCTGGAATGGAAAACTTTTCCCCGATCCAACTACCGGATTCAGGCTTATTTAGCGCTATGCTCGGAGAAAGTGCTCGCGATAGTATCTCATCTCGGCAATGGAGTCGTAAATATCCGCCAGCGCCTCGTGCTTGCATTGCTTTGTCAAGCCTGCCGAGATTTCCGGTTTCCAACGCTTTACCAATTCCTTCAGGCTGCTTACGTCCAGATTACGATAGTGAAAATAGGACTCAAGCTGCGGCATCCAGCGCGCCAGAAAACGCCGATCCTGGCATATCGAATTGCCGCACATGGGAGAGACTCCCATGGCAACATATTCTTGCAGAAACGTGATCATGGACGCCTCTACCTCAGCTTCGTTCAGACTGGAAGATCTCACCTTGTCCACGAGGCCGGATTTTGCGTGCGTAGACTTATTCCAGTTGTCCATGCCGTCGAGCACCGCTTCGGGCTGAGATAGAACCAGCACCGGTGCTTCCGCCACCAGGTTCAATTGAGAATCAGTTATCACGAGAGCCACCTCGAGGATATGATCATCCTGCGGACTAAGCCCGCTCATTTCCATATCTATCCAGATGAGGTTGTTGTTGTCTTGTGCCATAATCAGATCACTTTACTGAATTTTCAACGTGTAATTGTGTCATATCGATACTGACCCGTCACCTTTCATTGCGTTGCCGCTTCGCCCACCTATAGACCATGCAAACGTTCACGACCCTCTTTCTTGCCGCCCTGACGCTTACTTTTTTAGCGCGGATATGGCTGGCAACACGGCACATCCATCATGTTCTCGCCCATCGCGATCATGTGCCTGACGATTTTTCTTCGCGAATTACATTAGCGTCACATCAAAAAGCGGCTGACTACACCTGTGCCAAAACACGGTTGGGATATATCAGCATAACGCTCGATACGTTGCTTTTGCTGATACTTACCTTGGGCGGCGGGTTAAATGCCTTGGCGGATTTCTGGTCAAACTGGTTTAGCGACCCGTTGATACACGGCATAGCGCTCATTGTCAGCGCGGCGCTACTGATGAG
Coding sequences within it:
- a CDS encoding carbonic anhydrase — encoded protein: MHTCSHAVFGCMDFRIQGTIEKLLEHLNVKEGTFDRVICAGGAANTEQLETHLELSKRLHDSHVAVLSVHEDCGAGAVKEDLYKAGDTARSLGFEPKLFYIKLDGTWEEVQPQGVSG
- the glgB gene encoding 1,4-alpha-glucan branching protein GlgB — translated: MQSDPTHHGITVKVNPSLEALLAARLHDPFSYLGARMEHGHGLIRVFYPYAINVWINIEDSFEVMKRAHPAGVFEWRGVALPPMPYLLRVEDGNAWPEACLYETYDAYAFQPQISDYDVYLFNEGRLRQAYRTLGSHIAERGGIAGVLFSVWAPNAERVSVVGGFNRWDGRVHPMAVHGFSGVWELFIPGLPPDSLYKYEIRNRDSGAILLKTDPYARRYELRPNNAARTPVVGETAWDDAEWMINRATWDWLHAPLNIYEIHAGSWKRHPDGRFYSYRELARHLIPYVREMGYTHIELMPISEHPLDESWGYQTTGYFAPTSRFGSPDDLKYFINACHLEGIGVMLDWVPAHFPQDAFALSRFDGSALYEHEDPRIGLHQDWGTHIFNFGRNEVKSFLLSSAHFWLAEFHLDGLRVDAVASMLYLDYSRKPGEWLPNKYGGRENLEAINFLRELNIMVHEEFPGALTLAEESTSWPAVSRPAYTGGLGFSMKWNMGWMNDTLSYMRNNPVYRRFHQDQLTFGQLYAYTENFVLPLSHDEVVHGKGSLLGKMPGDAWQQFANVRLLFTYQMTYPGKKLNFMGSDFAQGREWNSGWELDWGQLRDEQHRGVKAALRDLNHLYGNIAALHQLDFLPDGFAWVDCHDADNSVISYLRRACNGSFVLIVLNFTPVPRTRYRIGVPAKGMYHELFNSDSIHYGGSNLGNMGRIDTTGEPWMGRPDSIVISLPPLAGIILSLE
- the glgA gene encoding glycogen synthase GlgA; its protein translation is MPRALSNPNPGVLFITPEIYPLSKTGGLADVSAALPLALRQLKIDVRVLIPGYPQVLSGLKKKQKIAEFRDQSPFPPSTLLSAKLPLGASASLPIFIIDCPVLYQREGGPYVDNAGRDWPDNALRFGLLSKIGAILASDASPLVWRSRVVHCNDWQSGLVPAYLHFHRGKKAASLMTIHNLAFQGIFPPDTVAQLGLPAESFDINGMEYYGNMSFLKAGLHYSDHIATVSPTYAEEIQTTPLGFGMEGLLAARRGHISGIINGISSEWNPATDRYITQNYAITNLAAKAHNKTALQQLLGLAADPHIPLFGAVGRFTYQKGYDILLQVAARLTEIPAQLVLLGSGETALEQEFTRLAKNYPGKMAVRIGFEEKLAHLIEAGADSFLMPSRFEPCGLNQMYSQRYGTPPLVHATGGLRDTVVDCTPATLADKSASGFLFHDMTADSFLSAIRRVAVAYHDKSVWCRLKKNGMTKDFSWHSSAAAYRQIYLSLFS
- the glgP gene encoding alpha-glucan family phosphorylase; this encodes MPGTVFTIAVNPKIPPRLARLEELANDLWYSWDRATRSLFSRLDPSLWATVGHNPKDFLKRVDESLLLRAAEDQVFLANYNSILSAYDSYHSEPVRNGATTGLHPDDQVAYFCFEFGFHESFPIYSGGLGILAGDHCKAASDLRLPLVGVGLLYRQGYFFQTIDNLGNQRVIYTDSDFEDLPVAPVLGSNGSEIRIEVEMPQRKVVAKVWQAKIGHVTLYLLDTNLAENSPDDRDITHQLYGGDRNLRIKQEILLGIGGVRALREVGIKPTIWHINEGHAAFMMLERMRNLVQQGLDFPSSLEAVAASTVFTTHTSVPAGHDHFGDDMMAAYFEGFYRDLEITREEFMALGRVRGSHDFNMTNLAIHGSRFQNGVSKIHGNVSSRICRDLWPQIEPEENPMGHITNGVHVPTFLAQEWPDLFDRYLGYEWRNHMCDIDYWSRINAIPDHLFWSVRQTLKSQMLYSIRARLAVQISRNHGSEAHLDRLLRFTDPINPNILTLGFARRFATYKRATLLFDNLDWLRRIMLDQDRPVIIIFAGKAHPADVPGQDLIRHINQVAQMPEFQGQLLLVEDYDLRLARRLVAGVDVWLNNPVYPLEASGTSGMKAGINGTLNLSVLDGWWGEGYNGRNGWAIKPGPENMDLARRDKEESRDFYETLQDHVVPLYYTRDKLGYSSGWVKMAKDSMMSLLPRYTAARMVSEYTQKFYVPASTQGALYAADDFSGAKKVAAWKAFVRKTWEGVAIRRLNTPRKRISFGDAAQFDVAVRLNGLQSEDVIVEMLICRQRNKATLREFNHIRFEFSGIEESGEHLYSLSLTPDLCGKLDYYIRVYPYQPLLTHPFEMGMMVWV
- the orn gene encoding oligoribonuclease, whose translation is MAQDNNNLIWIDMEMSGLSPQDDHILEVALVITDSQLNLVAEAPVLVLSQPEAVLDGMDNWNKSTHAKSGLVDKVRSSSLNEAEVEASMITFLQEYVAMGVSPMCGNSICQDRRFLARWMPQLESYFHYRNLDVSSLKELVKRWKPEISAGLTKQCKHEALADIYDSIAEMRYYREHFLRA